The genome window AAtgccccaaatctctctctctctctttctctttttcatgtGACGCTAGAAAATCCcccaatctctttctctctctctctttttctatcactctcaTGTGACGCCAGAAaatccccaatctctctctctctctctctctctctctctctctctcactctcgtatGACGCCACAAAAAAacttctctcccctccctcccctctctctcgtgtgacgccacaaaaagctctctctctctctctctctctctctctctctctctctcgtgtgacgcaaaaaaaagctctctctctctctctctctctctctctttcatgtggcgctagaaaatctctctctctctcatgtgacgccagaaaatcctctctctctctctctctctctctctctcgctctctttctttctctctctctctctctctctctctctcctctctctctctgcgagtcaAAATCCCcaaatccaatctctctctctctctctttcctcctctctctctcgtctctctctctctctccctctctcgctctctctctctcgcctcatctctctctcaatctttcacggctctctccaatctctctctctctatgtcgcagtctctctctctctctctgtgacgcgccaaaaaatctcctctctctctctctctctctctctctctctcatgtgacgCCAGAAAatcccccaatctctctctctctctctcgcacgacGCCGcaaaaaactttctctctcactctctcttactctttctctctctttctttcatctgacgCCAGAAAatcccccaatctctctctctctatctttctctgtcTTTTGTGACATACAAAAATcatcccaatctctctctctctctctcaagtgccaCAAAAAACTGtctgtgcgtctgtctgtctctctcgtaTGACGCCTCAAaaaacttactctctctctctctctctagttttcgtAATTCATCACTTTGTCAGAACGCTAAGTCATTTAAGGTTTCCTTTCATCCTCTCATCCGCGTCGTGGCTGCAATGACGGATGACTCTGCAGGCTATTGAGAGTTTTGAGGAAGAAATCTTTTATTCGAGTTTTTTCTGGTTCTAGATAAACCTTCACGCAAGCACAAGCACACGCGagtgcgcacgcacacacacacacacacacacacacacacacatatatattgatatataatatatatatgtatatatatatatatatatatatatatgtaaatgtgtgtatgtgtgtgtataaacacgtCTCATTGGTATGGGGATTTTTgtgtagatataaataaatatttttttaaaatttcagttaTTCATACCATGTCATATTTTGGTGGTTTCAAATCATATTcagtaacaacaacagcaatggcAGTTCAGACATTCTTAATGATAACTATAATGtatcatttttatgatacattttCAGCATCATCATTAATACACCATTCTTTCAAACTGTAGCGAGTCATGCCTCACAACTGATGATCCGATCATAATGCTTCAACTTTACAGAGTACAAAATGATCACTTTCTTCCTTTACTAAAGTTTCCCGAGAATGTTTTTCAATGCAATCGTTTCAGTGATGGTAGTGGGTGGAAAATGACTTGTGTGCGTTTATTTAAGCGATTTATATCTTAATTAATGTAGCTTGAGTGTTTACTGTATACTCGGTGGATGGAACCCGAACgcatattgtatgtataattgGGAAACTCAAAAATATATTGTACTGACAGACTAGAACTTGAACGAATGTTGTACTTTAAAACCTGTTGCTTATATTCGTGTTAATTCTATATTTCTTGCCTTTTCTTTTGTGAGGTTCCGTACCACACAATATTCTAGGATCTCTGTTGCAGCTATGACGCAATTATGGAATTATCTTCCTAACCTCTCCTACATCTCCTTGCTTGTGGTTTTTGGTGCTCCTCCTAAGCATGGCTACAATTTTCGGTTGTGGATCTTGCATTTCAAACCAATAGGCGTCAGTCCAGGCCTTTCTTACACCATATGCTTTTAAAAATAGGCGTCAGCCCATGGCCTCTCTTATACCATATCCCTTTAAAAATAGGTGTCAGCCCATGGCCTTTCTTACACCATATACTTTCAAAAATAAGTGTCAGCCCATGGTCTTTCTCAGGACATATGTCAACCTACGAGGCAACAAGAGGCCCATACTCTGACCTTGGGACCCTAATTCAAGTACTGTCAGATGGGCCAATTTGATGTGGGTGCTCACTAAGGGCCAAGGACACAGTTCCCCGAagatatgcacgtatatataccCAAGTAACTACGGTGCATCACTATACTTTGACCGGAAATGATTAGTGAAAATCCAAACTTATGTATGTGAGCAAAGTTGAATTTGTCaaactataaaaataatgaaaaattatcctCTTTAGCCAGCTGAATAAAAATATGTCTTTTTATCAGTTGGTTAAACAGGACCGTCGTGCAAATGATCAAAAACTTCCattttttatctttgtattttgAAGATGACATTGCTcgtatacataattgtggattttcactTATTACCCCAGTGACCCTTTGTTTCACACTGTGATGAAGGCAAAGGtgattatatacgtatatccCTACGTGAGATGTGATTATGCTCCTTTGAATAGTGAAAATTATATAACACGACGATTCTTACTCATAACAAtgttaatgtaaaaaataaattacctcATAGCATtttgaatattaaataaatattatttataaattcatatacaTCACATGATTAAAGAATATTGATAAAATACACCTATATACATGCAATTCAAGCAGACGACTCTTCAGTAATCATAATTGAGATAATCATACCCGTAGCCATACCCGTAGGCCTGCTCTGGGCACACGGTTTTGTAAGTCTTCTCGTACTTGGTGACCGTGTAATACTGGGGCACCAGTTGCGACTGGTACTCGGTATGGTGCTGCACCTGCGTCTTGGTGAAGTACTGGGGCACGAATTGCGTTTTGTACACCGTCTTGTATGCTTTCTGGGTGACGTGTTGCGTGACGTAGTCCGTCTTGGTGATGTACTGTGGCACGTACTGTACCTGCGTCAGGTACTGCGTGTGGTAGTCGGTGTGGTGGTGGGTGCGGtacttggtgacgtactggatcttgGTCTGGTACGTCgtcttggtgacgtacttgggCACGTACTCGGTCTGGTACTGCGTCTGGTGCTGCGTGTGGTAGTGGGTGTGGTATAGGGTGGTTGGAATGAACTGCTGCTTGTACACGGTGGAGTAGACTGGTACCTGGAATGGTTCTCGACCTTAGTTGACACATCATGAACTGGATGGAATGCTGGAATGCTTATGAGTCGAGTGATTTGATCATCGTGGCCTGGTACTATCCTATCTATCGACAGTGCGTCTGATTTCGTAACTAATGCATGGGAAACCATTACTTGGAACACAGTTTCAGGCAAATTCAGTAACGACAATAAAAGGAGTATTTCGAGAACCGAAATGCTGATATAGGCATGGCCTATGAGTCTAGAGATTTGATCATCGTGGCCTGGTACCCTATCTGTAGACAGTGCGTCTGATTTCGTGACTAATATATATGCAGGACACCATTACTTGAAACACGGTTTCAGACTAATTCAGTAACAACAATAAAATGATTAATTAAGTACTTAAAACACCACATTCATTACGCTAAATGGGATAATGGAGGTGAACTTTCTTTAATATTGCAATGACCCAAGTTTGACCACATGGTGAAGGTAGAGGGTCTCGTTTTTCTTTTCGTCTCAGACCCATTCCATCAATTTTGATTCAATCAGTTAATTATGTACTTGGTAGTTAGTTGACCATGGTTGTCACAAACATGGTAGGAAAGGGATGGGATTACCAACCCCAACTCAAAGTATTGAATGAGGGTATGAAGGTTGAATGATATTCATATCATATTCATCAATGAATAATTTATGCATTGATAAAATGATACATTgttgacaaaatataaaagtaacctGAAACTATATTATACTTTTATAAACAATTATATTAGGAGATATGGTGATAAAGTATGGGAGGAATCTAAGTACCTTTTATTAAGCATAAATTGTTATCTTATGTTAACTTATCAGTTGTGTAggaatttttgaataaatttcaaTCTATTCCAGACAGAGGCATCTGACGTCACACaatcatttaaaatgaaaaataatgatctaatatgcatgaatgtatgttatacatatattaaagaaTATGATGGTAGATGAAATAAGTGtaaaaaaagtacttgaattaatgaaaataatcaacCTTATTCATATGTTTGTCATTAGGTAACTTTAAAGATTAACCTAACACTTTTCATAtctataaagtctctctctctctctctctctctctctctctctctctctctctctctctctctctctctctctctctctctctccctctctctctctctctcgcttcatacACGCTTGGCAAAACCCCTTCTTTCGAGACGTTTTGCAATGAATGTTGTAAACAGCTGGTTCACCAGTCTCCATCCCGTACGAAACCTCTGGACAAATTCCATAACAAAGAAACAAGAACGCTCTGATAATCATGAAACAGTAGCCATCATCAGTCAAAAGAGGCAACTCTCCAAAGATATAAGGGTCATTAAAGAAGAACTTGCATAATCCATTTCTAAAGTGTTTATGCGTGCAAATATGCAAGCGCACACTTACATAAACATTCACATATGGATTTTCTGAGACAAGTGAAATTCGGGtgataattacgtatatatatgaatatatatagatagataaacagataggtagagaggtatatatatatatatatatatatatatatatatatatatatatatatatatatatatatatatatatatatatatatatatatatagacaacgggcagacagctatacattccaacaggggtttcagcaagacaacagctcacgtgatcaatttattaagagacgttttcgtgccccaagacattggcacatcatcagtctggaatcaaatttattcttttaaaaaacattaaactaaggtaaaaggtacaatccaaaaatatgaattatttacagAAGCTTACAACTATTAGAAGACTATCTATcagtttctagtcattctgctcttcttctctgaactgataggtagtcttctaatAGTTGTAAGCTTATGTAAATAAtccatatttttggattgtaccttttactttagttTCATGTTTTTTAAAAGGATagattttattccagactgatgatgtgtcaatGTCTTGGGGGACGAAACGTCTCgtaataaattgatcatgtgagctgttgtcttgctggaacccctgttggaatatatatatatatatatatatatatatatatatatatatatatatatatatatatatatatatatatatatgattactacATATCTTTTCCCTTCTAAAGGAGTGGCTCCAAATGGAGTTACCCTTACGGTTCTCAGCAAGGTttactgaaataaatattaattatataatttaagatCCTTATTCGCTACTTAGGGCATCAGCGGCTCCGTGGGACTTAATAGAACGAGCCTAAACTGTTTTTCCTCTTCCCGGGGTTCTAGCCTTAGCCCTCTTAATCTTCTGGTGAGTTTCATGAACACTATAGACCACAAGCTTTTATTCAAATGTATACGACAAACTTAATCCGGTTGCCAAAGAAAAGATTTTCTTACGTCTCTCCGTCCTTTCATTGGCTgccaatatttaaattataggtggagtgataggatgtatactctcgtgggctggggcacatattattaccaatcatggtctcctgcagagctatacaaacaggagacacttctgatatgagcagccttaattcttcccatttagctcttaatccctgacagttccactgtagaaaattaatgaatttactttcctttagaggctgttaaattagagcctcttttaagagcttttagCTTGCTGACTTCCTCATTTtatctggaaggagaccgattatttatggctgccttccttttcagagggttatcggtctcaagaacaccagacaaagctggtgttgcctgaggaggggtgtgaagattggacattggtgcatcctccaaaggatcagaagcaccatttaaagctggtacagcctccagtgaaatttatcaaaaatttatt of Macrobrachium nipponense isolate FS-2020 chromosome 33, ASM1510439v2, whole genome shotgun sequence contains these proteins:
- the LOC135202706 gene encoding adhesive plaque matrix protein-like; this encodes MVVSSKKKAAATALMVLIVASAAGLAKSEAEADPEASADAVAVAVAEAEAVAEAEAAAVAKPRAKPHPKSKAEAKAKASYDAPCYPQVEYVTHYLKDVQQVPVYSTVYKQQFIPTTLYHTHYHTQHQTQYQTEYVPKYVTKTTYQTKIQYVTKYRTHHHTDYHTQYLTQVQYVPQYITKTDYVTQHVTQKAYKTVYKTQFVPQYFTKTQVQHHTEYQSQLVPQYYTVTKYEKTYKTVCPEQAYGYGYGYDYLNYDY